The DNA window GATACTGGTGGTTTAATGCTTAACAACCCCTGGGAGCCACCAGAGCCAGAGGAGTTCATGGAGGGGCAGCAGTGGGACCTCTGCAACCCTGCATGTTGGCCAAGCCAGGGCTGTGCAGGGAGCAGGCTCAGCTGCTCCCAGGACCATGCTGCCCAACCTCCCTGGAGGACACCCCGAGACCTGCTGCAGCCGTCTCTGCTCTCTGGGGCCCTGAGCAAGCACCAAGAGCATTGCTCACTCAGAGCCAACAACAACTCACACTGCAATTTTTGCATTGGTTTTCAGAAGCCTTGGCATTTAACAGCTGAGCCAGAATGGCCATCAAGACTCTGCTGTCAGGACGAGACGACAGACAGGTCCCATCTGAGCATGCACTGCCTGCCAAGTCAATGCTATACAAAGCACTGGGCAAGAGGACCTTTGTGCTTTGGTGATGAGAGCTAGGCAGATGGAAGCGTTGCTGTGACTCCTCCGTGGGACTGAGAAGCTCCAGCCACATGAGCGCAGCCCATTCCTGCTGCAGTCCAGGCTGCAGGATCCAGAAGACTCTTTACAGGACTGTGGCTGCTGGTGCCAGTGTCTCCACTGTCCTCCATATTATAATGACGCAACAAAACCCCACCTTGAAAGCCGTGCAGAGCACACTGATCTTCCAGCAGAGACCTAAAATTCCGGCAAGCTTCCCCCTGAGGTCTCCAGTGCtgcctcctctcccttctccccatgGGTCTTTATGTGAACCTGGGACACTTTAGCAGTGCTGGTGCTCACTGCACTGAGATGAGTCTCCCCTCTTTCTGACCTTGCCACTTATGTGATTCCccaaagcagaggcagcagatgagtTTATGCTGACGGCCTGCATTGCTGTCTTTGCTGAGGAAGGGAGAGGCAAGGAAAAGGGCTGTCCTTGCTGGTCAGGTCGATGATGAAGTTAAACTCAGACTGTATACAGATGCACAGAACTGTCCTTGTTGCTCCTCACTCTTCATGTTTGCACTGCTTTTCACAACTGTCTGAGGCAGATTGCCAGTGACTTCAGGTAGAATAAGGTATTATTGATGTAACTGGTACATACACCGATGAGAGGAACAAGAAAAGGTCCAACAAagctattttggttttgaaggaTAAATCAAATGTACAGCAACAAAGAAGTGGTGGGTAATCAGCCAGATGTATGGGCAGAAAAGGATCCTGTGGTGCAGTGTACTTCACgctgagcactgctcagcagtgcagTGTTCTTGCAGATAGAAATGTCTCTGTGGGATGTATAGGATGTAGGAGACCATTGTCCTTTTGCACTCCAGTCTACAGGCTTGAATTCAGTTTTGGACATCATGGTTTAAGGAATATGTTTCCCTTAAACACGGGACAATAAAGCCTTTCCTGACCTCACAGGGCTCTTCAGCATGTAAACACCTTCAGCAGCAAGAGATGCCAGGGTCCCTCAGCAATGCAAGCTATACCCATGAAGATAGGATAGACCACCACCTGTGCCATGGTAAACAGCACTCTGCCCATCCAGCTATGGTTTGTGTACCAGGCTTCGGTCTGATGACCGACGAGGTGTTCACAGTCTAGGCACTGAGATAACAGGTGaaggaacaaacagaaacaaagctgtAGGACAGCAAACAAAATCGCCAGCAGTAAGTGACGGTAAATCAGCAGATGTAAGAGCCTTGATGCTCCTCAGCTGAACTCCACCCCATCTTTGCTAGATAGACCATTCAGGGGAAGAATCTCTAGGAGAAACTGGTAGCAATGAAGGGGCTGATGACCCAAGCCCACATTTCCAGAAATCCCACCACCCTCAGATTCTCCTGAACCTCTTGGGCAAACCTGTTCTTCCGGGGCGAAAAGTGCTGCAGCGCTCAGTGCTGCTTTCCATATCCTGTCCCATGTCCTCCATCCCTCCGGCAGCACTCAGCATCTGCTCCCCAAGCCAGGGCAAGGGCACTCCCCCGCAGGGCACAAGAGGCGGAGGACACGTTCCCGGATCTGCCTTGTCCTCACCCCGTACACGATGGGGTTGAGCATTGGCGGGACCACGACGTAGAGGTTGGCCAGGAGGATGTGAACGTGACTTGGGATGTGGTGGCCAAACCGGTGcgtgagaaaggagaaaaaggcgGGCACATAGAACATGAGGATCACACAGAGGTGAGAGCCGCAGGTGCTCAGGGTTTTGAGACGAGCCTCCGGGGATGGAAGCTGGAAGACCGTCCTGAGGATCAGAGCATAAGAGACAGCGATGAGCACAACATCCAGGCCAGAGGAGAGAAGAGCTGTTGTCAGCCCGTACCAGACATTGGCTTTTATGTCAGCACAGGCCAAGCGGGCGATGCCCATGTGCTCACAGTAGGTGTGGGGCATGACATTGTGTCCGCAGTATGGCAGCCGCTTCAGGAGGAAGATGGGTGGGAACATGATGCAGAACCCCCGGACAACGGCAGTCACAGCTATTTTCCCGATCACCGAAGGGTTTAAGGTTGAAGAGTACCGCAGCGGGTCACAGACGGCCACATACCGGTCAAACGCCATCGCCACCAGAACGGACGATTCCACGATGAAGCTGAAATGGGTGAAGAACATCTGTGTAATGCAGGCATCAAAGGAGATTTCCCTGGCACTGAACCAGAAGATAGCCAGCATTTTGGGCACTGTTGTGGTTGAAAGCATGAGGTCAGCAACAGCCAGCATGGCAAGGAAGAGGTACATGGGCTCATGGAGGCTCCGGTCCGTGATGATGACAAAGAGGAGGACAGAGTTGCCAAACACCGCAGTGATGTACATCAAACAGAAGGGGACGGAGATCCAAATGTGGGACTCCTCCATGCCTGGGATGCCCGTCAGGACGAAGGTGATAGGATCAAAGCTGCTTTCATTGAGCTCATACATGATGCTTCAGTCCTCAGTGTCAGCCTGACTATGCTCTGTGCAAGAAAGAGAAGGGATAAACAATGCCTGGGGAGTCTGGTGTTAGCCCATGACCACCTACAAATGTGTACAAATTGGTGCATACGATGTCCTGTTTGCAACTGCCTTCCAACCTGAGCCATTTCTGAAGGCCAAGGGGTTGACTTGCTGTGTTTTGCTGTACAAGAAAACTATTCATTCTTTCCTATCAACCCTACAAACTGTGTCTGTAAGAAAAACATCTTCTCTGTCCTTCCATTTGCACCACAAAACAGGCCAGGTCCTTTTCTACCCAGGTCCTTTTCTATCTCCACTTTACCCACTGTCAGAGAAAGGCTTGTAAAAGTCATAATTACTTGCCTGGTCGCTGACGGCAGGCTATATATCTGTGTGCACCTGGAAAGCTGTGTGTCTTTGTTAGGACTGTGTGTTTCTTCAGGGAGATGAAGTAACACAATGTCTCACACTGTTACTGAGCAGTGACCAGTTCATTTCTGAGAGCTCCTTGTACAAATATTAAGATAGGAATAAAAACTGTACCAGTACCAACACTGATAAATATCTTGGATGTGGCTGACATTCAACTCAACCTCTGAAGGTTGTGACCACCCCTGAAACTTCTGCTGGACATGTTACTCCCTGTATTTCCATCTGTATAAACATGTTCACCTGTTTGCAAACACCGCTTTTTgtgcttcttccccctcccacagGGATTTCAGAGACCCAAACACTGGCAAATACCAAGGGGCAAAGGGGGGAGCTAGGCTGGACTTTCAGCCCACATCCAGACCTTCTGAACAACCTGGAGTAACTCTCTTACCTGGCAGATTCCCTACCTTTTCCttcattccttttcctctcctttgtaaAGAGGGGCAAAGACACAGTGGTCTACACAGCATGATCTTTGGACGAAGAAGTGCTGGCCCAAAATGCAAGGCAACAAGTGCTACCAGGGCAGCCAAGTCATAGCAATACTCTGGAGAGATACCCCAAGTGTAGACTTCTGCACTGATGCTCAGCCGACACCAGGCCTTTCCAGCCTCTGAGCTCAATCTCCTGCAGTTTTCCCAGTTCCCAAAGTGCCAGGGTAGCCTGAACTGGGAGCACAATCCCATGAAGTGCTGATCAGCCTAAGGGTATTTTGCAGATTTGAATAATGCAAACAAGCCAAGCCTGCAGAGTCCTCTGTGGACGCTTTTCCACAAGAAGGGTTTTGAAGAGAAGGAATGCTGCAGGACTGCTGGTTTTATGTGCTTCCCCCCATTTTGCCCCTGTTAGTTGGCCCACCCCATCCCCTGTACATGTTCTATCACACACTAGAAAAACCCTAGGCCAGGGTTGGGATGCAGGAAAATTAGTTTGATTTGGACCAAAGCTACACCTTCATTCTTCAGACCTGCTTGCagtctggtttatttttattgcaaactGCAGGTATCTAAGTGCAAGACACGTCTGTATTTCTAAGCGTTTCCATTAAGAAGGATTCTTGTCCTCTATGAACCGCAAgtccactgaaaacatcagtcagTATAGAAAAGATCTTCAGCTCATCACAAATATTTATCCAATTGCCTCTTCCACTTTTAAAACCACATAATTCAACAGAGGTGAATAAAGATAGGCTAGGTCTATGATTGTATATTAAATCAGCCTGGGAACGTTCCCAGGCACCAACGCCAGCCAGCCAGTGCCTGACTGGATATGGTTTACAAAGCAGTTCAGCAAGTCTTTACACCTCCACTTCTTAGTGATATAGAAATATATTTCTCTTACCCACAGCTTTACTTCCTTTCATTCTTTTCAAACAAGAAAGCATTGCCCCAAACACCAGTGTTTAATATAAAATGACTCACCAAGGGCCAGCCCCAAAGAGGAACGAGGAACCTCAGCCCTGATCAGCGCAGAGCTACAAGGGAGTG is part of the Accipiter gentilis chromosome 19, bAccGen1.1, whole genome shotgun sequence genome and encodes:
- the LOC126048287 gene encoding olfactory receptor 52B2-like, translating into MYELNESSFDPITFVLTGIPGMEESHIWISVPFCLMYITAVFGNSVLLFVIITDRSLHEPMYLFLAMLAVADLMLSTTTVPKMLAIFWFSAREISFDACITQMFFTHFSFIVESSVLVAMAFDRYVAVCDPLRYSSTLNPSVIGKIAVTAVVRGFCIMFPPIFLLKRLPYCGHNVMPHTYCEHMGIARLACADIKANVWYGLTTALLSSGLDVVLIAVSYALILRTVFQLPSPEARLKTLSTCGSHLCVILMFYVPAFFSFLTHRFGHHIPSHVHILLANLYVVVPPMLNPIVYGVRTRQIRERVLRLLCPAGECPCPGLGSRC